The Flavobacterium johnsoniae genomic sequence TGAAACTGTAACAGCAACTACAGCTGCGCTATCAATTATATTGACGATTTGATCTGATGCTTCTAAAAAATCTATTTTAATTTTTCCCGAACGATACGATTGTAAATCAAACTCTTTGGTTATCGTTTGTCCGTCCGGCATATTAAAGAGCAAATCATCATGAAGGATTGTTTCCAAAGCCAAAACATCCGATTTTTTAATGGCA encodes the following:
- a CDS encoding nuclear transport factor 2 family protein, producing the protein MKIETVIDAEIELLTAIKKSDVLALETILHDDLLFNMPDGQTITKEFDLQSYRSGKIKIDFLEASDQIVNIIDSAAVVAVTVSLKGSYDSNPINGVFKYIRVWKKVGKNLKVIAGSCVQLA